In bacterium, the genomic window CCGCGGCGGCGCCGGGCGCCGGGGCGGCCGCGGCGTGCATCATCAGCACCGACAGCGAGGCCGCGAGGAGCGCAGTGAGGCGCCGGGCACGCGCTGGGGGGCGTCGCGGGAGCATGCTCTCAGGGCTAACGTTAGGAGCCGGGGAGGAAATGCCCTCCTCGGGCATCGAACATCGCCCTCCCGTGATGCGCTATGACGTGGTTGTCGTGGGCGCCGGGCCCGGCGGCGCGGAAGCGGCCCGGGCCGCGGCGGGACAGGGCCTGCGTGCGCTCCTGCTCGAGGAGCACCGCACCGTCGGCCTCCCCACGCACTGCACCGGCAAGCTCTCC contains:
- a CDS encoding FAD-dependent oxidoreductase; translated protein: MRYDVVVVGAGPGGAEAARAAAGQGLRALLLEEHRTVGLPTHCTGKLS